One Deltaproteobacteria bacterium genomic window, TTATCCCCCCCTTCTCCTGGATTAAAAATCAGGTCTTGAGGTAGAAAGGAAATAAAGTTATGTGCGGCATAATCGGATATCTCGGCCCTCAAAATCCCGTAGAGGTTATTTTCGAGGGATTAAAAAGATTGGAATACCGGGGGTATGATTCGGCCGGTATTGCCCTGATTCAGGATCACCATTTTGATGTGCGCCGCAGCCAGGGAAAATTAAGCGAGTTGGGCCGGTTGCTTTCCCAAAATCCAATCGCCGGCCGGATAGGGATCGGTCATACCCGCTGGGCCACCCACGGCCGGCCTTCGGAAACCAATGCCCACCCCCATGTAGTCGGTCGGGTTGCCCTGGTCCATAATGGCATCATCGAAAATTATTTAGACCTCAAAAAACAATTGTCGGAAGAGGGCCGGACTTTTTTATCGGAAACCGATTCGGAAATCGTCGCTCACCTGATAGACAAATATTTAAAAGGCCATGACCTGGTTAAGGCCGTTCAACTGGCC contains:
- a CDS encoding class II glutamine amidotransferase, producing the protein MCGIIGYLGPQNPVEVIFEGLKRLEYRGYDSAGIALIQDHHFDVRRSQGKLSELGRLLSQNPIAGRIGIGHTRWATHGRPSETNAHPHVVGRVALVHNGIIENYLDLKKQLSEEGRTFLSETDSEIVAHLIDKYLKGHDLVKAVQLA